The following coding sequences lie in one Arachis hypogaea cultivar Tifrunner chromosome 9, arahy.Tifrunner.gnm2.J5K5, whole genome shotgun sequence genomic window:
- the LOC112712222 gene encoding uncharacterized protein isoform X1 produces the protein MNKRPRTTLDKPLLDLCHRELGQISNRNFAHRLAASEDLVLRLDVLRKLEKHRGCVNTVCFNADGDILVSGSDDRRVILWDWETGHIKLSFHSGHTNNVFQAKIMPHSDDRSIVTCAADGQVRHAQILERGRVENKLLAKHQGRAHKMAIEPGSPHIFYTCGEDGLVQHFDLRTGTATELFTCQPIKDRWDYIPVIHLNAIAIDPRNPNLFAVAGSDEYTRLYDIRKYKWDGSSDFGQPVNFFCPPHLIGDQRGVGITGLAFSEQRELLVSYNDEYIYLFTQDMGLGPNPDPGSPVSMNSDSSEMGGSLGSAASLSNISGSADEKITPQVFKGHRNSETVKGVNFFGPKCEYVVSGSDCGRIFIWRKKDGQLIRVMEGDKNVVNCIESHPHTMVLASSGIEYDIKMWTPKAHEKATLPKNIEQKVLLFDPIHWFIDDTTDDDDEEDDDSDVDEDEDEDDDMFDDDDMFDDDNDLYDEDDDDGSDDDGGNSDECVDDANVDTGDFSDDCDDDDNDNMGGGVDDNNDDNRNDDNFDGGCNAGNL, from the exons ATGAACAAGAGGCCCAGAACCACCCTCGACAAGCCTCTTCTCGATCTCTGCCATCGAGAGCTTGGTCAGATTTCCAACCGCAATTTCGCTCACCGTCTTGCCGCTTCCGAG GACCTTGTGCTTCGGCTTGATGTATTGAGGAAGCTGGAAAAGCATAGAGGGTGTGTCAACACAGTTTGCTTCAATGCAGATGGTGACATCTTGGTGTCTGGTTCTGATGACCGCAGGGTCATTCTTTGGGACTGGGAAACTGGCCATATTAAGCTCTCTTTCCATTCTGGTCACACTAACAATGTTTTCCAGGCTAAGATCATGCCCCATTCCGATGATCGAAGCATTGTCACCTGCGCTGCTGATGGACAG GTGAGACATGCCCAAATTCTTGAACGTGGCAGAGTGGAAAATAAGTTGCTGGCCAAGCATCAAGGACGGGCTCATAAGATGGCTATTGAGCCTGGTAGCCCTCATATATTTTACACCTGTGGTGAAGATGGATTAGTACAGCAT TTTGATCTGAGAACTGGCACCGCAACAGAACTCTTTACGTGCCAGCCAATTAAGGACAGATGGGATTACATTCCAGTCATCCATCTTAATGCAATTGCAATTGATCCAAGGAATCCAAATCTGTTTGCAGTTGCTGGGTCTGACGAGTATACTCGACTTTATGATATTCGCAAATATAAGTGGGATGGATCCTCCGATTTTGGCCAGCCAGTAAATTTCTTCTGCCCTCCACACTTGATTGGTGATCAACGAGGAGTTGGAATAACAGGCTTGGCATTTTCTGAACAGAGAGAGCTACTAGTATCATACAATGATgagtatatttatctttttacacAAGATATGGGCCTGGGGCCTAACCCTGATCCCGGTTCCCCTGTATCTATGAACAGTGATTCAAGTGAAATGGGAGGTAGTCTTGGCTCTGCAGCCTCATTGTCAAACATTTCTGGCTCTGCTGATGAGAAAATCACTCCACAAGTTTTTAAGGGACACAGGAATTCTGAGACAGTGAAGGGTGTTAACTTTTTTGGGCCCAAGTGTGAGTATGTGGTAAGCGGGTCAGATTGTGGTCGGATTTTCATTTGGAGAAAGAAAGATGGGCAGCTTATTCGTGTCATGGAAGgggataagaatgttgtgaactGCATTGAGTCTCATCCTCATACAATGGTTCTTGCAAGCAGCGGAATTGAGTATGACATCAAGATGTGGACTCCAAAGGCACACGAGAAAGCTACTTTGCCCAAAAACATTGAGCAG AAGGTTCTCTTGTTTGATCCAATTCATTGGTTTATTGATGATACTACCGATGACGACGATGAGGAGGATGATGACAGCGATgttgatgaggatgaggatgaggatgatgataTGTTTGACGACGACGATATGTTTGATGATGACAATGATCTTTatgacgaggatgatgatgatggttctGATGATGACGGTGGCAATAGTGACGAATGTGTTGATGATGCAAATGTTGACACTGGTGATTTTAGTGATGATTGTGATGACGATGACAATGACAATATGGGTGGTGGTgttgatgataataatgatgacaATCGCAATGATGATAATTTTGATGGTGGTTGTAATGCTGGAAATTTATGA
- the LOC112712220 gene encoding uncharacterized protein, with the protein METLATPSSATLPSPSSPFSIFPSTRRFSLSPKSLHFRLSSKRDDDHDSNSQSNSMEINNDNSNANLLPVLSDRRLSLSPLSKDAAMGLVLSAAAGRGWTTGSGMEGPSVPAVGCDGESGTGNISTFPWSLFTKSPRRRMLVAFTCTICGQRTTRAINPHAYTDGTVFVQCCGCNAYHKLVDHLNLFQETNCYLNSSFNYKGHGWDDLKFRFMDIDEDNDDDIFPIS; encoded by the exons ATGGAAACCTTGGCTACACCTTCCTCTGCAACTCTTCCATCTCCTTCTTCCCCTTTCTCCATCTTCCCCTCAACAAGAAGATTCTCTCTTTCTCCCAAATCCCTCCACTTTCGTTTATCTTCCAAGC GTGATGACGACCATGATTCAAACTCCCAATCCAATTCCATGGAAATCAACAACGACAACTCCAACGCCAACCTCCTCCCAGTTCTCAGCGATCGCCGCCTCTCCCTTTCTCCGCTCTCCAAA GATGCTGCTATGGGATTGGTACTAAGTGCTGCTGCTGGTAGAGGATGGACAACAGGGTCAGGGATGGAAGGGCCCTCTGTTCCTGCGGTTGGCTGCGACGGCGAATCAGGAACCGGGAACATCTCCACTTTCCCATGGTCTCTCTTCACAAAATCGCCTCGGCGAAGAATGCTCGTGGCTTTTACATGCACCATCTGTGGCCAGCGAACTACAAGGGCTATCAATCCTCATGCTTACACTGATGGAACTGTGTTTGTGCAG TGCTGTGGATGCAATGCATATCATAAGCTGGTGGATCACTTGAACTTATTTCAGGAGACGAATTGTTATCTGAATTCAAGTTTCAATTATAAAGGACATGGTTGGGATGATCTCAAGTTTAGGTTTATGGACATAGATGAAGACAATGATGATGACATATTCCCCATTTCATGA
- the LOC112712224 gene encoding pentatricopeptide repeat-containing protein At2g17033, with protein sequence MGSVSVQLQWRWNQPPPSPSLSLPVTVTMTVMMQRCRCTLTKQGERFLTKLAANSDSGTHTFIRRFVNGSPKSVALSTLSHLLSPSSSFPHLSSLALPLYSCIAQACWFTWNPAIVADLAALLDQLGRSEEAEALVFEATSKLESRNRELALFYCKLLESHSKRGSQKGFDVAYCYLNQLLRSSSSVYIKRRAFEYMISGLCAMDRPREAEDLVEDLRGNGGGIDPSAFELKSIMYGYGRLGLFHDLQRVVDQMKRGGFEIDTVCANMVLSTYGTHGEHMEMVSWLKKMRSSGISFSVRTYNSVSNSCPMITRMMAELNELPLSIEELNVRLEGGEAMVVKELLDSCVILEEVMVWDSSEAKLDLHGCHLGSSYLIMLLWLKEMRRRLNDSNYGIPAEITVVCGLGKHSNVRGESPVKVLVKKMMVNMGSPLRIDRKNNGCLVAKGRAVKNWLC encoded by the exons ATGGGGAGTGTGAGTGTTCAACTCCAGTGGAGATGGAACCAACCACCACCGTCGCCGTCACTGTCACTACCAGTTACCGTTACCATGACAGTGATGATGCAGAGGTGTAGGTGTACGCTAACCAAACAAGGCGAACGCTTCCTCACAAAGCTAGCAGCAAATTCCGATTCCGGAACCCACACATTCATTCGACGATTCGTGAATGGTTCTCCCAAATCGGTTGCTCTATccactctctctcatcttctatcTCCTTCCTCCTCCTTCCCCCACCTCTCTTCTCTCGCCCTCCCT CTTTATTCATGTATCGCCCAAGCTTGCTGGTTCACTTGGAACCCTGCCATTGTTGCGGACCTTGCAGCGCTTCTTGATCAACTGGGTCGTTCTGAGGAGGCTGAAGCTCTGGTCTTTGAGGCCACTTCCAAGCTCGAATCACGAAACAGAGAGCTTGCTCTTTTCTACTGTAAGTTGCTTGAGTCACACTCCAAGCGAGGCTCACAGAAAGGTTTTGATGTTGCTTATTGTTACCTGAACCAGCTTCTTCGTAGTTCTTCCTCTGTTTACATAAAACGCAGGGCTTTTGAGTATATGATTAGTGGTTTGTGTGCAATGGATAGGCCTCGTGAAGCCGAGGATTTGGTTGAGGATTTGAGAGGCAATGGTGGAGGGATTGACCCTTCAGCTTTTGAGTTGAAGTCCATTATGTATGGTTATGGGAGGTTGGGGTTGTTCCATGATTTGCAGAGAGTTGTGGATCAAATGAAGAGAGGTGGCTTTGAGATTGACACTGTTTGTGCCAATATGGTTCTTTCAACTTATGGTACTCATGGTGAGCACATGGAAATGGTTTCATGGCTTAAGAAGATGAGAAGCTCAGGCATCTCATTCTCAGTCAGAACCTACAATTCTGTATCAAACTCTTGCCCAATGATCACGAGAATGATGGCGGAGCTGAATGAGTTGCCGCTGTCAATTGAGGAATTGAATGTTAGATTGGAAGGAGGGGAGGCTATGGTAGTTAAGGAGTTACTGGATTCTTGTGTGATTTTGGAGGAGGTAATGGTGTGGGATTCATCGGAGGCTAAATTGGATTTGCATGGATGTCATTTGGGTTCATCCTATTTGATTATGCTGCTTTGGTTGAAAGAGATGCGGCGGAGATTGAATGACTCGAATTATGGGATTCCAGCAGAAATCACTGTGGTTTGTGGGTTGGGAAAGCATAGCAATGTCAGAGGAGAGTCTCCTGTAAAAGTGTTGGTTAAGAAGATGATGGTGAATATGGGAAGTCCCTTGAGGATTGATAGGAAGAATAATGGTTGCCTTGTAGCCAAAGGTAGAGCCGTGAAAAACTGGTTATGTTAA
- the LOC112712222 gene encoding uncharacterized protein isoform X2 — MNKRPRTTLDKPLLDLCHRELGQISNRNFAHRLAASEDLVLRLDVLRKLEKHRGCVNTVCFNADGDILVSGSDDRRVILWDWETGHIKLSFHSGHTNNVFQAKIMPHSDDRSIVTCAADGQVRHAQILERGRVENKLLAKHQGRAHKMAIEPGSPHIFYTCGEDGLVQHFDLRTGTATELFTCQPIKDRWDYIPVIHLNAIAIDPRNPNLFAVAGSDEYTRLYDIRKYKWDGSSDFGQPVNFFCPPHLIGDQRGVGITGLAFSEQRELLVSYNDEYIYLFTQDMGLGPNPDPGSPVSMNSDSSEMGGSLGSAASLSNISGSADEKITPQVFKGHRNSETVKGVNFFGPKCEYVVSGSDCGRIFIWRKKDGQLIRVMEGDKNVVNCIESHPHTMVLASSGIEYDIKMWTPKAHEKATLPKNIEQVLLFDPIHWFIDDTTDDDDEEDDDSDVDEDEDEDDDMFDDDDMFDDDNDLYDEDDDDGSDDDGGNSDECVDDANVDTGDFSDDCDDDDNDNMGGGVDDNNDDNRNDDNFDGGCNAGNL, encoded by the exons ATGAACAAGAGGCCCAGAACCACCCTCGACAAGCCTCTTCTCGATCTCTGCCATCGAGAGCTTGGTCAGATTTCCAACCGCAATTTCGCTCACCGTCTTGCCGCTTCCGAG GACCTTGTGCTTCGGCTTGATGTATTGAGGAAGCTGGAAAAGCATAGAGGGTGTGTCAACACAGTTTGCTTCAATGCAGATGGTGACATCTTGGTGTCTGGTTCTGATGACCGCAGGGTCATTCTTTGGGACTGGGAAACTGGCCATATTAAGCTCTCTTTCCATTCTGGTCACACTAACAATGTTTTCCAGGCTAAGATCATGCCCCATTCCGATGATCGAAGCATTGTCACCTGCGCTGCTGATGGACAG GTGAGACATGCCCAAATTCTTGAACGTGGCAGAGTGGAAAATAAGTTGCTGGCCAAGCATCAAGGACGGGCTCATAAGATGGCTATTGAGCCTGGTAGCCCTCATATATTTTACACCTGTGGTGAAGATGGATTAGTACAGCAT TTTGATCTGAGAACTGGCACCGCAACAGAACTCTTTACGTGCCAGCCAATTAAGGACAGATGGGATTACATTCCAGTCATCCATCTTAATGCAATTGCAATTGATCCAAGGAATCCAAATCTGTTTGCAGTTGCTGGGTCTGACGAGTATACTCGACTTTATGATATTCGCAAATATAAGTGGGATGGATCCTCCGATTTTGGCCAGCCAGTAAATTTCTTCTGCCCTCCACACTTGATTGGTGATCAACGAGGAGTTGGAATAACAGGCTTGGCATTTTCTGAACAGAGAGAGCTACTAGTATCATACAATGATgagtatatttatctttttacacAAGATATGGGCCTGGGGCCTAACCCTGATCCCGGTTCCCCTGTATCTATGAACAGTGATTCAAGTGAAATGGGAGGTAGTCTTGGCTCTGCAGCCTCATTGTCAAACATTTCTGGCTCTGCTGATGAGAAAATCACTCCACAAGTTTTTAAGGGACACAGGAATTCTGAGACAGTGAAGGGTGTTAACTTTTTTGGGCCCAAGTGTGAGTATGTGGTAAGCGGGTCAGATTGTGGTCGGATTTTCATTTGGAGAAAGAAAGATGGGCAGCTTATTCGTGTCATGGAAGgggataagaatgttgtgaactGCATTGAGTCTCATCCTCATACAATGGTTCTTGCAAGCAGCGGAATTGAGTATGACATCAAGATGTGGACTCCAAAGGCACACGAGAAAGCTACTTTGCCCAAAAACATTGAGCAG GTTCTCTTGTTTGATCCAATTCATTGGTTTATTGATGATACTACCGATGACGACGATGAGGAGGATGATGACAGCGATgttgatgaggatgaggatgaggatgatgataTGTTTGACGACGACGATATGTTTGATGATGACAATGATCTTTatgacgaggatgatgatgatggttctGATGATGACGGTGGCAATAGTGACGAATGTGTTGATGATGCAAATGTTGACACTGGTGATTTTAGTGATGATTGTGATGACGATGACAATGACAATATGGGTGGTGGTgttgatgataataatgatgacaATCGCAATGATGATAATTTTGATGGTGGTTGTAATGCTGGAAATTTATGA
- the LOC112712219 gene encoding uncharacterized protein yields the protein MEIAQKVALPLLLTKGSTSRHHSHSTNAIFSTPTTSTPSSSSSSSSSSSSPLIQHLNSDSTSSSRRRTSTSIGKSSDPNRGKPWFNHHRLSPPAQRLLQTLTDAQFHDDSLELDHLLESLFDHHHQQLPNSLSSDILAIIKALGFHKKYDLAFSVFDWVRRREKEQANSASPSLLSGSSIAVIVNILGKSGRVSCASSLLHTLRHDEGVEVDVYAYTSLISAFASNGRYRDAVNVFNKMQQEDGCTPTLITYNVILSVYGKMGMPWSKIMALFDSMKNNGVSPDLYTYNTLISCCRRGSLYQEAVELFEQLKLAGFSPDKVTYNALLDVFGKSRRPKEAMQVLKEMESNGFSPTCVTYNSLISAYARGGLLEEATRLKNQMVEKGIKPDVFTYTTLLSGFERAGKDEFAIKVFEEMRAAGCKPNICTFNALIKMHGNRGKFAEMMKVFEDIKVCKCSPDIVTWNTLLAVFGQNGMDSEVSGVFKEMKRAGFVPERDTFNTLISAYSRCGSFDQAIYVYKSMLEAGVAPDLSSYNAVLAALARGGLWKQSEKVLAEMEDGWCKPNELTYSCLLHAYANAKEIEKMNALAERIYSGSIETHAVLLKTLVLVNSKSDLLMETERAFSELTKRGISPDITTLNAMISIYGRRQMAAKTNEILNFMSESGFTPTLTTYNSLMYMYSRSENFQKSEEILREILEKGMKPDRISYNTVIYAYCRNGREKEATRIFSEMKDSGLVPDVVTYNTFIGTYAADSLFVKAIEVVRYMIKQGCKPNQNTYNSIVDCYCKLNQQEEAKEFVENLPNLDPHVFQDEQRRLLERIANKWQ from the coding sequence ATGGAGATAGCACAAAAGGTAGCACTTCCTCTTCTCCTCACAAAAGGTTCCACTTCCAGACACCACTCTCATTCTACCAATGCTATTTTTTCAACACCCACAACCTccacaccttcttcttcttcttcttcttcttcttcttcttcttcacctctCATCCAACACCTCAATTCCGACTCTACCTCCTCCTCCCGCCGTCGCACCTCCACCTCAATCGGCAAGTCCTCCGACCCCAACCGCGGCAAGCCTTGGTTCAACCACCACCGTCTCTCTCCTCCAGCTCAGCGTCTTCTTCAAACCCTAACCGACGCTCAATTCCACGATGACTCTCTCGAATTGGACCACCTTCTAGAATCTCTCTtcgaccaccaccaccagcaactTCCGAATTCCTTATCCTCTGATATTCTCGCCATAATCAAGGCCTTAGGGTTTCACAAGAAATACGACCTTGCTTTCTCCGTCTTCGATTGGGTTCGCCGCAGAGAGAAGGAGCAAGCTAACTCCGCCTCCCCTTCTCTCTTGTCTGGCTCCTCCATCGCCGTCATCGTCAACATTCTCGGCAAATCGGGTCGGGTATCCTGTGCTTCCTCATTGCTCCACACTCTCCGGCACGACGAAGGAGTCGAGGTAGACGTCTATGCCTATACTTCATTGATATCTGCTTTTGCCAGCAATGGCAGGTACAGGGATGCAGTCAATGTCTTCAACAAGATGCAGCAAGAAGATGGCTGCACTCCTACATTGATTACTTACAATGTCATTCTCAGTGTTTATGGCAAGATGGGCATGCCTTGGTCTAAGATCATGGCTCTTTTTGATTCCATGAAAAACAATGGGGTTTCCCCTGATTTATATACTTACAATACCCTAATTAGTTGTTGTCGTCGCGGTTCTTTGTACCAAGAAGCTGTGGAACTCTTTGAACAGTTGAAGCTTGCCGGGTTTTCGCCCGATAAGGTTACCTATAATGCGCTGTTGGATGTGTTTGGCAAGTCTAGACGCCCCAAGGAGGCTATGCAGGTGCTAAAGGAGATGGAGAGTAATGGATTCTCTCCCACTTGTGTGACTTATAACTCGCTGATATCGGCTTATGCCAGAGGTGGTTTGCTGGAGGAGGCTACACGCCTTAAGAACCAGATGGTGGAGAAAGGGATTAAACCGGATGTGTTTACCTACACCACCCTTTTGTCGGGATTTGAGAGAGCCGGGAAGGATGAGTTCGCAATCAAAGTTTTCGAGGAGATGAGAGCCGCAGGATGCAAGCCTAATATTTGCACCTTCAATGCTCTTATCAAGATGCATGGTAACCGAGGGAAGTTTGCCGAGATGATGAAGGTTTTTGAGGATATCAAGGTGTGCAAGTGTTCGCCCGATATTGTTACTTGGAACACCCTTTTGGCTGTGTTTGGACAGAATGGAATGGACTCCGAAGTCTCCGGAGTATTCAAAGAAATGAAGAGAGCGGGATTTGTGCCGGAGAGGGACACCTTCAACACCCTGATAAGTGCTTACAGCAGGTGTGGTTCCTTTGATCAAGCAATATATGTCTATAAGAGCATGCTGGAAGCAGGGGTGGCTCCTGATCTTTCTAGCTACAATGCTGTTTTAGCTGCATTGGCTCGAGGAGGGCTTTGGAAACAATCCGAGAAAGTCCTTGCCGAAATGGAGGATGGCTGGTGCAAACCTAACGAGTTGACCTACTCTTGTTTACTTCATGCTTATGCCAATGCTAAGGAAATTGAAAAGATGAATGCTTTGGCCgagagaatatactctggctcTATTGAGACACATGCTGTTCTTTTGAAGACCCTTGTACTAGTAAATAGCAAGAGTGATCTCCTAATGGAAACAGAGCGCGCCTTTTCGGAGTTGACAAAAAGAGGAATTTCGCCCGACATAACTACTCTGAATGCAATGATTTCAATATATGGTAGGAGGCAAATGGCAGCTAAAACCAATGAGATCCTGAATTTCATGAGTGAGAGTGGATTCACTCCAACTTTGACTACTTATAATAGCCTGATGTACATGTACAGTCGTTCTGAAAACTTCCAAAAATCAGAAGAAATCTTACGGGAGATTCTGGAGAAAGGTATGAAACCCGATAGAATCTCATACAACACGGTCATCTATGCATATTGTAGGAACGGTAGGGAGAAAGAAGCGACACGGATATTTTCCGAAATGAAGGATTCTGGTCTTGTTCCTGATGTTGTAACATACAACACGTTTATTGGAACTTATGCTGCTGACTCTTTGTTTGTCAAGGCTATTGAGGTAGTTCGATACATGATAAAGCAAGGATGCAAGCCAAACCAAAATACTTACAACTCCATAGTTGATTGTTACTGTAAGCTCAATCAGCAAGAGGAGGCAAAAGAGTTTGTTGAAAACCTTCCTAATCTTGATCCACATGTTTTCCAGGATGAACAGAGAAGGTTGCTGGAGAGAATAGCAAATAAATGGCAGTAA
- the LOC112712222 gene encoding uncharacterized protein isoform X3, with translation MNKRPRTTLDKPLLDLCHRELGQISNRNFAHRLAASEDLVLRLDVLRKLEKHRGCVNTVCFNADGDILVSGSDDRRVILWDWETGHIKLSFHSGHTNNVFQAKIMPHSDDRSIVTCAADGQVRHAQILERGRVENKLLAKHQGRAHKMAIEPGSPHIFYTCGEDGLVQHFDLRTGTATELFTCQPIKDRWDYIPVIHLNAIAIDPRNPNLFAVAGSDEYTRLYDIRKYKWDGSSDFGQPVNFFCPPHLIGDQRGVGITGLAFSEQRELLVSYNDEYIYLFTQDMGLGPNPDPGSPVSMNSDSSEMGGSLGSAASLSNISGSADEKITPQVFKGHRNSETVKGVNFFGPKCEYVVSGSDCGRIFIWRKKDGQLIRVMEGDKNVVNCIESHPHTMVLASSGIEYDIKMWTPKAHEKATLPKNIEQKPKARGWMYRIASPEELMLQLFSLPRRRVRTNNNGENSAADRELLELILTFNANSDSSNDDDNDNDDGGDTVSQEDLFS, from the exons ATGAACAAGAGGCCCAGAACCACCCTCGACAAGCCTCTTCTCGATCTCTGCCATCGAGAGCTTGGTCAGATTTCCAACCGCAATTTCGCTCACCGTCTTGCCGCTTCCGAG GACCTTGTGCTTCGGCTTGATGTATTGAGGAAGCTGGAAAAGCATAGAGGGTGTGTCAACACAGTTTGCTTCAATGCAGATGGTGACATCTTGGTGTCTGGTTCTGATGACCGCAGGGTCATTCTTTGGGACTGGGAAACTGGCCATATTAAGCTCTCTTTCCATTCTGGTCACACTAACAATGTTTTCCAGGCTAAGATCATGCCCCATTCCGATGATCGAAGCATTGTCACCTGCGCTGCTGATGGACAG GTGAGACATGCCCAAATTCTTGAACGTGGCAGAGTGGAAAATAAGTTGCTGGCCAAGCATCAAGGACGGGCTCATAAGATGGCTATTGAGCCTGGTAGCCCTCATATATTTTACACCTGTGGTGAAGATGGATTAGTACAGCAT TTTGATCTGAGAACTGGCACCGCAACAGAACTCTTTACGTGCCAGCCAATTAAGGACAGATGGGATTACATTCCAGTCATCCATCTTAATGCAATTGCAATTGATCCAAGGAATCCAAATCTGTTTGCAGTTGCTGGGTCTGACGAGTATACTCGACTTTATGATATTCGCAAATATAAGTGGGATGGATCCTCCGATTTTGGCCAGCCAGTAAATTTCTTCTGCCCTCCACACTTGATTGGTGATCAACGAGGAGTTGGAATAACAGGCTTGGCATTTTCTGAACAGAGAGAGCTACTAGTATCATACAATGATgagtatatttatctttttacacAAGATATGGGCCTGGGGCCTAACCCTGATCCCGGTTCCCCTGTATCTATGAACAGTGATTCAAGTGAAATGGGAGGTAGTCTTGGCTCTGCAGCCTCATTGTCAAACATTTCTGGCTCTGCTGATGAGAAAATCACTCCACAAGTTTTTAAGGGACACAGGAATTCTGAGACAGTGAAGGGTGTTAACTTTTTTGGGCCCAAGTGTGAGTATGTGGTAAGCGGGTCAGATTGTGGTCGGATTTTCATTTGGAGAAAGAAAGATGGGCAGCTTATTCGTGTCATGGAAGgggataagaatgttgtgaactGCATTGAGTCTCATCCTCATACAATGGTTCTTGCAAGCAGCGGAATTGAGTATGACATCAAGATGTGGACTCCAAAGGCACACGAGAAAGCTACTTTGCCCAAAAACATTGAGCAG AAACCCAAGGCTAGGGGCTGGATGTACCGGATAGCTTCTCCTGAAGAACTGATGTTGCAACTGTTTTCACTTCCAAGAAGGAGGGTTAGGACAAACAACAATGGAGAAAATTCCGCTGCGGATCGAGAACTTCTGGAGTTGATCTTGACATTCAATGCTAATAGCGACAGTTCTAATGATGACGACAACGACAACGACGATGGCGGAGACACAGTGAGTCAAGAGGACTTGTTCAGTTGA
- the LOC112712217 gene encoding uncharacterized protein, with translation MEEGLLGIVGGLRHLLVTIFLTGLGGVVTMPVMTDISIAALCPGQDQCSLAIYLSGFSQVMSGVGSVVMTPLIGNLSDRYGRKALITLPLMVSVIPQVILASGRDRRFYYAYYVVKIVAHMAGEGSFHCLTLAYVADKVPFEKRTSAFGLLAGVGSASFVCGTLAARFIPTHLTFPVAAVLSMIGLVYMRIFLDDTVPAAATINQPLLKEDHSSSKASTPTFKKLPSLGDFLCMLKCSPTFSQAAVVLFFNSLADGGLMASLLYFLKARFQFDKNQFADLMMISGIGATLTQLLLMPILIPALGEEKLLSTGLLVSCINMFVYSISWAGWVPYALAGCSIFGVFVRPSICSIASKQVGPDEQGMVQGCLSGVSSMAQIVSPLIFSPLTALFLSEEAPFYFPGFSIMCLGLAMVVAFIQSLMIRAAPPIGKISSGSSRCTDTLV, from the exons atggaGGAGGGGTTGTTAGGAATAGTAGGAGGCTTGAGGCACCTTTTGGTCACAATATTCTTGACAGGTTTAGGAGGCGTAGTAACCATGCCGGTCATGACGGATATCTCAATCGCCGCCCTCTGCCCCGGCCAGGATCAATGCTCCCTTGCGATCTACCTCTCCGGTTTCAGCCAAGTC ATGAGTGGAGTGGGATCAGTGGTGATGACGCCATTAATAGGGAATTTATCGGATCGATATGGCAGAAAAGCTTTGATCACTCTTCCTCTTATGGTCTCCGTCATTCCTcaag TGATATTGGCATCTGGGAGGGACAGAAGATTCTACTATGCATACTATGTGGTGAAAATTGTTGCTCACATGGCAGGGGAAGGAAGCTTCCACTGTCTGACTCTTGCATATGTG GCAGATAAAGTTCCATTTGAGAAACGAACATCAGCATTTGGATTACTTGCTGGTGTGGGATCAGCTTCATTTGTTTGTGGAACTTTAGCAGCTCGATTCATTCCCACTCATTTGACATTCCCTGTTGCTGCTGTCTTATCCATGATTGGTTTGGTCTACATGAGAATATTCCTTGATGATACTGTTCCTGCTGCTGCTACCATCAACCAACCTTTGTTGAAAGAGGATCACTCTTCTTCCAAGGCCTCAACTCCAACATTCAAGAAACTCCCTTCACTTGGGGACTTTCTTTGTATGCTCAAGTGTAG CCCCACATTTTCACAAGCAGCAGTAGTTTTGTTCTTCAATAGTCTTGCAGATGGTGGTTTGATGGCTTCATTGCTG TATTTTTTGAAAGCACGTTTCCAATTCGACAAGAACCAGTTTGCGGATTTGATGATGATTTCAGGAATAGGAGCAACTCTTACACAA CTACTTTTGATGCCAATATTAATACCTGCTCTAGGAGAAGAGAAGTTGCTCTCAACAGGGCTCTTAGTTAGCTGCATCAAT ATGTTTGTGTACAGCATATCTTGGGCAGGATGG GTTCCTTATGCTCTAGCAGGTTGTtctatttttggggtttttgtgcGCCCAAGT ATATGCAGCATTGCATCCAAACAAGTTGGTCCTGATGAACAG GGAATGGTTCAAGGATGTCTCTCAGGAGTTAGCTCCATGGCACAAATCGTTTCTCCCTTAATATTCAGTCCACTCACAG CATTATTCTTGTCTGAAGAAGCACCCTTCTATTTTCCTGGGTTCAGTATAATGTGCCTTGGCCTTGCAATG GTTGTTGCATTTATACAGAGCTTGATGATCCGAGCCGCTCCTCCTATCGGAAAAATTAGCAGCGGCAGTAGCCGCTGCACAGATACATTGGTCTGA